The following coding sequences lie in one Myxococcus xanthus genomic window:
- the hflK gene encoding FtsH protease activity modulator HflK, with protein MGRRLLFAVLGLFLLVGLMTSYAQVEPDEVGVILRLGRFVGTVEPGPHFRVPFWVDRIVKVPVQRQLKAEFGFRTEASRSRAGSAYAAESSDMKRESLMLTGDLNVAVVEWIVQYKIKDPYQYLFKVKNVESMLRDISEASMRAVVGDHSVNEVLTTGRQAVATQAKLLLQDLADRYETGVDIQQVVLQDVNPPDPVKPSFNEVNQAIQEKERVINEAYAELNRVIPRAKGEAEEALRSAEGYAIERVNRAKGEADRFARVYEEYRKAPDVTRRRMYLETVSQVLRSAGQKVVLDESVKGLTPLLNMQATDPAVSGSASQTEGRR; from the coding sequence ATGGGGCGCCGCCTCCTGTTCGCGGTGCTCGGCCTGTTCCTGCTGGTGGGGCTGATGACCAGCTACGCCCAGGTGGAGCCGGACGAAGTGGGCGTCATCCTCCGGCTGGGGCGCTTCGTGGGAACGGTGGAGCCGGGCCCGCATTTCCGGGTGCCCTTCTGGGTGGACCGCATCGTGAAGGTCCCGGTGCAGCGTCAGCTCAAGGCAGAGTTCGGTTTCCGCACGGAGGCCTCCCGCTCGCGCGCGGGCTCAGCCTATGCGGCGGAGTCATCGGACATGAAGCGCGAGTCGCTCATGCTCACCGGTGACCTCAACGTCGCGGTGGTGGAGTGGATCGTCCAGTACAAGATCAAGGACCCGTACCAGTACCTCTTCAAGGTGAAGAACGTGGAGAGCATGCTCCGGGACATCTCCGAGGCATCGATGCGGGCCGTCGTGGGAGACCACTCGGTGAACGAGGTCCTCACCACGGGCCGCCAGGCGGTGGCCACCCAGGCCAAGCTGCTGCTCCAGGACCTGGCGGACCGCTACGAGACGGGCGTGGACATCCAGCAGGTGGTCCTCCAGGACGTGAACCCGCCCGACCCCGTGAAGCCGTCCTTCAACGAGGTGAACCAGGCCATCCAGGAGAAGGAGCGCGTCATCAACGAGGCCTACGCCGAACTGAACCGCGTCATCCCCCGCGCGAAGGGCGAGGCCGAGGAGGCGCTGCGCAGCGCCGAGGGCTACGCCATTGAACGTGTGAACCGCGCCAAGGGTGAGGCGGACCGCTTCGCTCGCGTCTACGAGGAGTACCGCAAGGCGCCGGACGTCACCCGCCGCCGCATGTACCTGGAGACCGTGAGCCAGGTGCTCCGGAGCGCCGGGCAGAAGGTCGTCCTGGATGAGTCCGTCAAGGGGCTCACGCCGCTGTTGAACATGCAGGCGACCGACCCCGCGGTGTCCGGGAGCGCGAGCCAGACGGAGGGCCGCCGATGA
- the hflC gene encoding protease modulator HflC, translated as MSRLVIPLGVLAVLVVVVGFSATYTLSEHEQAVITRFGEPKGSSVVDPGLHFKMPFVDTVNRFDKRWLDWRGDPNQIPTKDKKYIWVDTFGRWRIVDPLRFFQRLRDERNAQSRLDDIIDGETRNTIASFALIEAVRSTNRPFEDDEYTAESERAESLEQVAQGRDKLTRQIRLRAAEIVKEFGVELVDVQIRRINYVDEVQVKVFERMISERKRIAERSRSEGMGRAAEVRGQRERDLKEIRSAAYRKAQDITGAADAEATKIYAEAFGRDPEFYQFMRTLEAYPDVVDASTSLFLGGDSEFYRYLRSSKK; from the coding sequence ATGAGCCGCCTTGTCATTCCCCTTGGCGTATTGGCCGTACTGGTCGTCGTGGTCGGCTTCTCCGCGACCTACACCCTGAGCGAGCACGAGCAGGCCGTCATCACCCGGTTCGGCGAGCCGAAGGGCTCGTCCGTCGTGGACCCGGGGCTCCACTTCAAGATGCCCTTTGTCGACACGGTGAACCGCTTCGACAAGCGGTGGCTGGACTGGCGCGGTGACCCGAACCAGATTCCCACCAAGGACAAGAAGTACATCTGGGTGGACACCTTCGGACGCTGGCGCATCGTGGACCCGCTGCGCTTCTTCCAGCGCCTGCGCGACGAGCGCAACGCGCAGTCCCGGCTCGACGACATCATCGATGGTGAGACGCGCAACACCATCGCGTCGTTCGCGCTGATTGAAGCGGTCCGCTCCACCAACCGCCCCTTCGAGGACGACGAGTACACCGCCGAATCGGAGCGGGCCGAGTCGCTGGAGCAGGTCGCCCAGGGCCGGGACAAGCTCACTCGCCAGATTCGGCTGCGGGCCGCGGAGATCGTCAAGGAGTTCGGCGTGGAGCTGGTCGACGTGCAGATCCGCCGCATCAACTACGTGGACGAGGTCCAGGTAAAGGTGTTCGAGCGGATGATCTCCGAGCGCAAGCGCATCGCCGAGCGCTCCCGCTCGGAGGGCATGGGCCGCGCGGCGGAGGTCCGGGGTCAGCGTGAGCGTGACTTGAAGGAGATCCGCTCGGCGGCCTACCGCAAGGCCCAGGACATCACCGGCGCGGCGGACGCCGAGGCGACGAAAATCTACGCGGAGGCCTTCGGCCGGGACCCGGAGTTCTACCAGTTCATGCGGACGCTGGAGGCCTACCCGGATGTCGTGGACGCCTCCACGTCGCTGTTCCTGGGCGGCGACTCCGAGTTCTACCGGTACCTGCGCAGCTCCAAGAAGTAG
- a CDS encoding cytochrome P450: protein MLERRVILRAERLRQSTQLSLVGGVPLAMETRLLVLIGSAWHGESQYPEGDRFDLTRTGPQNLPFGHGVHLCLGAQLARTEGPVALEALLDRCGALARGPSPMTWQRTLVVRGPVTLPVVSRPE, encoded by the coding sequence GTGCTGGAGCGGCGTGTCATCCTCCGCGCCGAGAGGCTCCGGCAGTCCACCCAGCTGTCGCTGGTGGGCGGTGTCCCACTCGCCATGGAAACGCGCTTGCTGGTGCTCATCGGCTCGGCCTGGCATGGCGAGTCGCAATACCCGGAAGGCGACCGCTTCGACCTGACGCGGACGGGCCCGCAGAACCTGCCCTTCGGACATGGCGTCCACCTCTGCCTGGGCGCACAACTGGCGCGCACGGAGGGGCCGGTGGCGTTGGAGGCGCTGCTGGACCGCTGTGGCGCGCTGGCGCGCGGCCCCAGTCCGATGACGTGGCAGCGCACGCTGGTGGTACGAGGACCGGTCACGCTCCCAGTCGTGTCGCGCCCCGAATGA
- a CDS encoding general secretion pathway protein GspE, with protein MTRRLGERLVLDGVLTPELLSRALAHQQETGQKLGECLVRLGVDETPVLRLLAQELQTRFVSTEKLAQATVAPALLEKVPVRLAEGFDFMPLRLAQGTLYVAIAEPQRQRALEEIVRTVDVTQVLPFVAVRRSIRAAIRKHYYADALAFEHPPEDDACPHCGAPTQVGDFQCERCELLLVRHVEDLPPRDNVSLVRALLTQPERRGTSGTPRAPQAEATRVASFQPPIGGTHARPFIVGGLSVANLKLSPFEAYVLSLVDGHTSLAELALITQLTEVELHALFASLEERGVTKLYELPPPTVRGAAPVRDVGTAQMAQPPAAPVTQATVPHRPRAQPVSESAVAPVRPAPPPKQEDANEDVLQRVIRLEQAGRWAEAIELLERGIGLLSSPAPLYNRLGMILLNHQRDCDRATALFQKAADLEPENSLYTMNLYSVMCLVAETTNAGQKARR; from the coding sequence ATGACGCGGAGACTCGGAGAGCGGCTGGTGCTGGACGGCGTGCTGACGCCAGAGCTGTTGTCCCGTGCGCTCGCGCATCAGCAGGAGACAGGCCAGAAGCTCGGGGAGTGCCTGGTGCGGCTGGGCGTGGACGAGACGCCGGTGCTGCGGCTGCTGGCCCAGGAGCTCCAGACGCGCTTCGTCTCGACGGAGAAGCTGGCGCAGGCCACGGTGGCGCCCGCGTTGCTCGAAAAGGTGCCGGTGCGGCTCGCGGAGGGCTTCGACTTCATGCCCCTGCGCCTGGCACAGGGCACGCTGTACGTGGCCATTGCCGAGCCCCAGCGACAGCGGGCCCTGGAGGAAATCGTCCGGACGGTGGACGTCACCCAGGTGTTGCCGTTCGTCGCGGTGCGCAGGTCCATCCGAGCGGCCATCCGCAAGCACTACTATGCGGATGCGCTCGCATTCGAGCACCCACCCGAGGACGACGCGTGCCCTCACTGCGGCGCCCCCACGCAGGTGGGCGACTTCCAGTGCGAGCGCTGTGAGTTGCTGCTCGTGCGTCACGTGGAGGACCTGCCGCCCCGGGACAATGTGTCGTTGGTCCGGGCGCTGCTGACCCAGCCGGAGCGCCGTGGAACCTCGGGCACGCCGCGCGCACCGCAGGCGGAGGCCACGCGTGTCGCCTCGTTCCAGCCGCCCATAGGAGGCACCCATGCGCGGCCCTTCATCGTTGGGGGCTTGAGCGTGGCGAACCTGAAGCTCAGCCCCTTCGAGGCGTATGTCCTATCGCTGGTGGACGGACACACGTCGCTGGCGGAGCTGGCGCTCATCACCCAGCTCACGGAAGTGGAGCTGCACGCCCTCTTCGCGTCACTGGAGGAGCGCGGCGTCACGAAGCTGTATGAACTTCCCCCGCCCACTGTGCGAGGCGCAGCCCCTGTCCGAGACGTTGGCACGGCGCAGATGGCCCAGCCCCCCGCCGCACCGGTGACGCAGGCGACGGTGCCTCATCGTCCCAGGGCGCAGCCAGTCTCCGAGTCCGCCGTGGCCCCGGTGCGTCCGGCACCGCCGCCCAAGCAGGAGGACGCGAACGAGGACGTGCTCCAGCGTGTCATCCGGCTGGAACAGGCGGGTCGGTGGGCCGAGGCCATTGAGCTGCTGGAGCGAGGTATCGGCCTGCTGTCGTCCCCCGCGCCGCTCTACAACCGGCTGGGGATGATTCTCCTGAACCATCAGCGCGATTGCGACCGCGCCACGGCGCTGTTCCAGAAGGCGGCGGACCTGGAGCCGGAGAACAGCCTCTACACGATGAACCTCTACTCCGTGATGTGCCTCGTGGCGGAGACCACCAATGCCGGGCAGAAGGCGCGGCGCTGA
- a CDS encoding LVIVD repeat-containing protein: MPFTSLRLHALVLGIIGLCIGCSDTSAPEEPPPPPEEPWDGTYTPLVEPTDWVDRGEYAPCSFTVPQGTAIDCDNPSHFDVSQCDLASLANLDAHGIYQIDMRHAAGFPDFAGIRVPQDGSTGTLDGHALTRQQLNGEFHIATRFTQRGVERDLAFAGCDAPQPGLVTGCFVRCSNGKVSSWGTFEAARMTWGRNEAEASGGLRLISEQAISMGRPVDVYVHRKHAYVVAINHDRTDAPGGLTVFDVSDPSNPIRKKEISLPGDSYWNAAWTKEDALYIASRSAGVLVFDISNPADPILVRNAPGGATLDVHTLFVDGNRLYAVSPGPAPHGETLIFDISTPLNPQLLSRFQASSTTSLTPSAHDSFAYQDRLYVNHFFAGYIVFDVKDPTNPRELGHYAFDTDNSFTTSHAGAVGTFARKTIAFEGGEYQGAHLRVLDVTDPTAIPLIGRYQLRPQTSIHNMILKGQRLYIAYYHEGLRVLDVGNPTQPREVAYFNTFRESDPGRTDNLLEGAIGIRVPGDGHVYVVDTTRGLLVFNEL, from the coding sequence ATGCCTTTCACGTCACTGCGTCTTCATGCCCTCGTCCTCGGCATTATCGGGCTGTGTATTGGCTGCTCTGACACGTCGGCGCCGGAGGAACCACCGCCGCCTCCCGAAGAACCCTGGGACGGGACGTACACGCCATTGGTCGAGCCAACGGACTGGGTCGACCGTGGCGAGTACGCGCCCTGCTCCTTCACCGTGCCCCAGGGCACCGCCATTGACTGCGACAATCCCTCCCACTTCGACGTGTCGCAGTGCGACCTCGCGTCACTCGCCAACCTGGACGCGCATGGCATCTACCAGATTGACATGCGCCACGCCGCCGGCTTCCCGGACTTCGCCGGCATTCGGGTTCCCCAGGACGGGAGCACGGGAACGCTGGACGGCCACGCGCTCACGCGCCAGCAATTGAATGGCGAATTCCATATCGCGACACGGTTCACCCAGCGAGGCGTGGAGCGGGACCTCGCCTTCGCGGGCTGCGACGCTCCCCAGCCGGGATTGGTAACAGGCTGCTTCGTCCGCTGCTCCAATGGCAAGGTCTCCTCCTGGGGCACCTTCGAGGCCGCGCGGATGACCTGGGGCCGGAATGAAGCCGAGGCGTCAGGCGGCCTTCGCCTCATCTCGGAGCAGGCCATCTCCATGGGGCGGCCAGTGGATGTCTACGTCCACCGGAAGCACGCCTACGTCGTGGCCATCAACCACGACCGCACCGATGCGCCCGGCGGGCTCACGGTCTTCGATGTCAGCGACCCGAGCAATCCCATCCGAAAGAAGGAAATCTCCCTGCCGGGCGACTCGTACTGGAACGCGGCATGGACGAAGGAGGACGCGCTCTACATCGCCAGCAGGAGCGCGGGCGTCCTGGTCTTCGACATCTCCAACCCCGCGGACCCCATCCTGGTGCGCAACGCACCCGGCGGAGCAACTCTGGACGTCCACACCCTCTTCGTGGACGGCAACCGGCTGTATGCCGTGTCTCCAGGCCCCGCGCCGCACGGCGAGACGCTCATCTTCGACATCTCCACGCCGCTCAACCCCCAACTGCTCAGCCGCTTCCAGGCGTCCAGTACGACGTCCTTGACGCCCTCGGCGCACGACTCCTTCGCCTATCAGGACCGGCTCTACGTCAATCACTTCTTCGCGGGGTACATCGTCTTCGACGTGAAGGACCCGACGAACCCACGGGAGCTGGGCCACTACGCGTTCGACACCGACAACAGCTTCACGACCAGCCACGCGGGCGCGGTGGGCACCTTCGCGAGAAAGACCATCGCCTTCGAGGGAGGCGAATACCAAGGCGCCCACCTGCGCGTCCTGGACGTGACGGACCCCACCGCCATCCCGCTCATCGGCAGGTACCAACTGCGCCCCCAGACCTCCATCCACAACATGATCCTCAAGGGTCAGCGGCTCTACATCGCCTACTATCATGAGGGATTGCGCGTGCTGGATGTCGGCAACCCCACCCAGCCGCGCGAGGTCGCCTACTTCAACACCTTCCGCGAATCAGACCCCGGCCGGACCGACAACCTGCTCGAGGGCGCCATTGGCATCCGCGTCCCTGGAGATGGCCACGTGTACGTGGTGGACACCACCCGCGGCCTGCTCGTCTTCAACGAGCTCTGA
- a CDS encoding endonuclease/exonuclease/phosphatase family protein — protein MHRSLKCNDARDAAAEASGAREGVWPPGYLQRLRIAPPWALLLLTFLTGCPLAENYTDEAGPRYSGDHREPGTVSTEVPASITVVTFNLAFSEQVTEAITALSRPPLAGADVIAMQEMDAASVDRIASELGLAYVYYPASVQVDDDDFGNALLSRWPIVADRKVHLPHDDPYHQRRRIAVLATLDIGGTLVQTASVHNATPIVGLGGRLDQAETIIDAMEGTGPVQVIAGDFNTSDPGSLRQMVKLFSEREFQWASKGVGDTVDSVIGGLPLDFVFAQGLAPLERGADRRPSGSDHHPVWVRFAWPP, from the coding sequence ATGCACCGGTCCTTGAAATGCAACGATGCACGCGACGCCGCGGCGGAGGCGTCTGGCGCCAGAGAAGGCGTCTGGCCGCCTGGCTACCTCCAGCGGCTGCGCATCGCGCCGCCGTGGGCGCTTCTCCTTCTCACGTTCCTGACGGGGTGCCCGCTCGCGGAGAACTACACCGATGAGGCCGGCCCCCGGTACAGCGGCGACCATCGGGAGCCTGGCACCGTCTCCACCGAGGTGCCCGCTTCCATCACCGTGGTGACGTTCAACCTGGCCTTCTCCGAACAGGTCACCGAGGCCATCACCGCGCTCTCAAGACCTCCGCTCGCGGGGGCGGATGTCATCGCGATGCAGGAGATGGACGCTGCGTCCGTCGACCGAATCGCAAGTGAGCTGGGGTTGGCCTACGTCTACTATCCTGCCTCCGTGCAGGTGGACGACGACGACTTCGGGAACGCGCTGTTGAGCCGGTGGCCCATCGTCGCGGACCGGAAAGTCCACCTTCCTCATGACGACCCGTACCATCAGCGCCGCCGCATCGCGGTCCTCGCGACGTTGGACATCGGTGGGACCCTGGTTCAAACGGCCTCCGTGCACAACGCCACGCCCATCGTCGGGCTCGGCGGGCGACTGGACCAGGCGGAGACCATCATCGACGCGATGGAGGGAACGGGACCGGTGCAGGTCATCGCCGGCGACTTCAATACCTCGGACCCGGGAAGCCTGAGGCAGATGGTGAAGCTGTTTTCCGAGCGGGAGTTCCAATGGGCCTCGAAAGGCGTGGGGGACACGGTGGACTCCGTGATTGGCGGCCTCCCACTCGACTTCGTCTTCGCCCAGGGGCTCGCTCCGCTGGAGCGCGGCGCTGACCGGCGTCCCTCGGGGAGCGACCACCATCCAGTTTGGGTTCGGTTCGCATGGCCCCCATGA
- a CDS encoding serine hydrolase domain-containing protein: MKAAEEAGTSARVVMYRGNIVGEWYFGGESHLIESMSATKSVVSMAIGMLIDEGKIPSVDTPVSTWFPEWKEGLKGQVTLRHLLSHTSGLAAQRTDMRLYEAKNFVRYALSHYEQMKKASV; encoded by the coding sequence GTGAAGGCCGCGGAGGAGGCCGGCACCTCGGCCCGGGTAGTCATGTACCGCGGCAACATCGTGGGCGAGTGGTATTTCGGTGGAGAGAGCCACCTCATCGAGAGCATGTCGGCGACGAAGAGCGTGGTGTCGATGGCCATCGGCATGCTCATCGACGAAGGAAAGATTCCCTCGGTAGACACGCCCGTCTCGACCTGGTTCCCGGAATGGAAAGAGGGACTCAAGGGCCAGGTGACGCTACGACACCTGCTCAGCCACACCTCGGGACTAGCCGCCCAGCGCACGGACATGCGTCTCTACGAAGCAAAGAACTTCGTTCGCTACGCACTCTCCCATTACGAGCAGATGAAGAAGGCGTCCGTGTAA
- a CDS encoding DinB family protein, which translates to MDASQTPASPATSHPFVQKLRKHREYFHRTLECFRDGDASFRLTQESMTAAGQVLHAAAAIEYFLSGLFGTFEGWSTMSQRQRGFVDMSWAQSANTSPQERNDTPELQEAGRSLKKAAELFDRSMDSASAMFGARTMEELTQAPLLPNPLFPPWFTAAQVFELMLDHTAHHRGALSQYARGLGLEPKIPYFDMAEALHEAMLLSGQESKAGAPVVASP; encoded by the coding sequence ATGGATGCCTCCCAGACCCCCGCGAGCCCAGCCACATCCCACCCTTTCGTCCAGAAGCTCCGCAAGCACCGGGAGTACTTCCACCGCACCTTGGAATGTTTCAGGGATGGGGACGCCAGCTTCCGACTGACTCAAGAGAGCATGACCGCCGCGGGCCAGGTGCTGCACGCGGCGGCGGCCATCGAGTACTTCCTCTCGGGTCTGTTCGGCACGTTCGAGGGTTGGTCCACGATGTCGCAGCGCCAGCGGGGCTTCGTCGACATGTCCTGGGCGCAGAGCGCCAACACCAGCCCCCAGGAGCGGAACGACACTCCCGAACTGCAGGAGGCGGGCCGCTCGCTCAAGAAGGCGGCGGAGTTGTTCGACCGGTCGATGGACTCCGCCAGCGCGATGTTCGGCGCCAGGACGATGGAGGAGCTCACGCAGGCGCCCCTGCTCCCCAATCCCCTCTTTCCTCCGTGGTTCACGGCGGCCCAGGTCTTCGAGCTCATGCTCGACCACACGGCACACCACCGGGGCGCGCTGTCGCAGTACGCGCGCGGCCTGGGGCTGGAGCCCAAGATTCCCTACTTCGACATGGCCGAGGCGCTCCACGAGGCCATGCTCCTGTCCGGCCAGGAGTCCAAGGCAGGAGCCCCGGTGGTGGCCAGCCCGTAG